One genomic region from Leguminivora glycinivorella isolate SPB_JAAS2020 chromosome 8, LegGlyc_1.1, whole genome shotgun sequence encodes:
- the LOC125228883 gene encoding growth arrest and DNA damage-inducible proteins-interacting protein 1, whose protein sequence is MNLCLRTKLARPNFISSLFRFSTSVPEIIEQNEQVLIDDADDVQAREAEIEKKRNVSRLNPAHYNIMNDRRPYEKPYTSTHLTVKYNRKLYGKYGASSGVNPSICWPTNKEIKERQEFEAVAFPFTIKEMMETAAQKRKEERLKIEQRENEIAAKMEKLVQWKKDLKNKMAKKMAEAEAAKAKKERLVEEVRRHFGFKLDPRDERFQEMLAKREKEQKKAERMAKKEAKEQMMIAKLQQTNAKITDTK, encoded by the exons ATGAATTTGTGCTTAAGAACAAAATTAGCCAGGCCTAATTTCATAAGTTCCCTATTTCGTTTCTCCACATCGGTACCGGAAATTATAGAACAGAACGAGCAAGTCCTCATCGACGATGCTGATGATGTGCAGGCTCGCGAAGCGGAGATCGAGAAGAAAAGGAACGTGTCGAGGTTGAATCCGGCACATTACAATATAATGAACGACCGGCGGCCTTACGAAAAGCCGTATACCTCAACGCACCTCACTGTTAAATACAATCGAAAACTGTATGGAAAGTATGGTGCTTCCAGTGGTGTCAATCCAA GTATATGCTGGCCTACAAAcaaggaaataaaagaaaggcAAGAGTTTGAAGCAGTGGCTTTCCCATTCACTATAAAAGAGATGATGGAGACTGCAGCACAGAAAAGAAAAGAAGAGAGATTAAAGATTGAGCAGAGAGAGAATGAGATAGCAGCCAAGATGGAAAAATTGGTTCAATGGAAAAAAGActtgaaaaacaaaatggctAAGAAAATGGCGGAAGCTGAAGCTGCTAAG GCCAAGAAGGAGCGTTTAGTGGAAGAAGTCCGAAGGCATTTTGGTTTCAAGTTAGACCCCCGAGACGAGCGCTTCCAGGAGATGTTAGCCAAGAGGGAGAAAGAACAGAAGAAGGCAGAGAGGATGGCCAAGAAGGAAGCCAAGGAGCAAATGATGATTGCCAAGTTACAGCAAACCAATGCAAAGATTACGGATACTAAGTAG
- the LOC125228882 gene encoding uncharacterized protein LOC125228882: MDGNEKEKPPDEDGDNGMDWEKYTRKRNLDLSPTKLEPSPKKIVIDPAESEKQSGNTNSAVEEPGTSRMVESHANSQKESVEINKSNSTEFNPHLYKHPSLDSKSREYGANDDGPFIVHVSREAAPSSSATLKPINVGLLLTQANVNNIQKDGGIKSVGRNRVAVTFSTAADANNFLKHPLLGKNKFIADIPSYHVSRMGVVRGVPSDWTMEELVNGTSLREGKGKILKARRLQRKILKDDGSPSWVPTQSVVVTFEGQSLPAKIFAYYTSLVVDVYQLPIIQCRKCAKWSDILPNDVAPLMVTLAERLTFHNRSPGQLFTME, translated from the exons ATGGACGGCAACGAGAAGGAGAAGCCTCCAGACGAGGATGGTGATAACGGTATGGACTGGGAGAAATACACGCGCAAGCGTAACTTGGATTTATCACCAACCAAGCTGGAGCCTTCCcccaaaaaaattgtaattgaCCCGGCAGAGTCCGAAAAGCAGTCGGGTAATACAAATAGTGCAGTTGAGGAGCCCGGTACAAGTAGGATGGTCGAGTCTCATGCGAACAGTCAAAAAGAGTCAGTTGAAATAAACAAAAGTAACTCAACTGAATTTAACCCGCATCTATACAAACACCCCAGTCTAGACAGCAAATCACGAGAGTATGGTGCCAACGATGATGGACCTTTCATAGTGCATGTCTCTAGAGAGGCCGCCCCTTCCTCCAGTGCCACTCTAAAACCCATAAATGTAGGCCTTTTACTAACTCAGGCAAACGTCAATAACATCCAGAAGGACGGTGGCATTAAATCGGTGGGTCGCAACAGAGTAGCGGTCACTTTCTCCACAGCTGCGGATGCAAATAACTTCCTTAAGCACCCGCTTCTAGGCAAAAATAAGTTTATAGCTGATATCCCTTCATATCATGTATCTCGAATGGGAGTGGTGCGAGGAGTTCCTTCAGACTGGACTATGGAGGAATTGGTCAATGGAACGTCCCTTAGAGAAGGTAAAGGGAAGATCCTTAAAGCTCGTCGACTTCAACGGAAGATACTTAAAGATGATGGCTCCCCGTCTTGGGTTCCGACTCAATCGGTAGTAGTAACTTTTGAGGGTCAAAGCTTGCCTGCCAAAATTTTTGCATACTACACCTCATTAGTTGTGGACGTGTATCAGCTGCCAATAATCCAATGTAGGAAGTGC GCCAAATGGAGCGACATTCTACCGAACGACGTTGCGCCTTTAATGGTCACACTTGCAGAGCGACTCACCTTTCATAATAGGTCACCAGGTCAACTTTTTACAATGGAATAG
- the LOC125229052 gene encoding clathrin light chain isoform X2 codes for MDDFGDSFVQPEVDPAAEFLAREQNQLAGLEDELETSAPPPVVPAASSDLGDDFVEIPSTATLEANGMLEEDPAPSVFRQEREEPEKIRLWREEQKLRLEEKDAEEERKKEEMLKIAKKELEDWYKTHDEQIAKTKAANRNAERALAKGSESGVEEGGEWARVAELCDFGPRRGRDVARLRGLVLQLKQAGVRPKHPPRAAKVA; via the exons ATGGATGATTTTGGTGATAGTTTCGTTCAGCCTGAAGTAGATCCCGCGGCAGAGTTTCTGGCCCGCGAACAAAATCAGCTTGCTGGGCTAGAGGATGAACTGGAAACCAGTGCTCCGCCCCCTGTTGTACCTGCAGCTTCCAGTGACTTGGGTGATGATTTCGTTG AAATACCAAGTACAGCCACACTAGAAGCAAATGGAATGCTGGAGGAGGATCCTGCACCATCAGTGTTCAGACAGGAGCGTGAGGAACCAGAGAAAATAAGGCTGTGGCGAGAGGAACAGAAACTCAGGCTTGAAGAGAAAG atGCTGAGGAAGAAAGAAAAAAGGAGGAGATGCTTAAAATAGCAAAGAAAGAGCTCGAGGACTGGTACAAGACCCATGATGAACAGATTGCCAAGACCAAGGCTGCTAACAG GAACGCGGAGCGCGCGCTGGCAAAGGGGTCGGAGAGCGGCGTGGAGGAGGGCGGCGAGTGGGCGCGCGTGGCGGAGCTGTGCGACTTCGGGCCTCGGCGCGGGCGCGACGTGGCGCGCCTGCGCGGCCTCGTGCTGCAGCTCAAGCAGGCCGGCGTGCGCCCCAAGCACCCGCCGAGAGCTGCCAAAGT GGCCTGA
- the LOC125229052 gene encoding clathrin light chain isoform X1, translating into MDDFGDSFVQPEVDPAAEFLAREQNQLAGLEDELETSAPPPVVPAASSDLGDDFVEIPSTATLEANGMLEEDPAPSVFRQEREEPEKIRLWREEQKLRLEEKDAEEERKKEEMLKIAKKELEDWYKTHDEQIAKTKAANRESAKNAERALAKGSESGVEEGGEWARVAELCDFGPRRGRDVARLRGLVLQLKQAGVRPKHPPRAAKVA; encoded by the exons ATGGATGATTTTGGTGATAGTTTCGTTCAGCCTGAAGTAGATCCCGCGGCAGAGTTTCTGGCCCGCGAACAAAATCAGCTTGCTGGGCTAGAGGATGAACTGGAAACCAGTGCTCCGCCCCCTGTTGTACCTGCAGCTTCCAGTGACTTGGGTGATGATTTCGTTG AAATACCAAGTACAGCCACACTAGAAGCAAATGGAATGCTGGAGGAGGATCCTGCACCATCAGTGTTCAGACAGGAGCGTGAGGAACCAGAGAAAATAAGGCTGTGGCGAGAGGAACAGAAACTCAGGCTTGAAGAGAAAG atGCTGAGGAAGAAAGAAAAAAGGAGGAGATGCTTAAAATAGCAAAGAAAGAGCTCGAGGACTGGTACAAGACCCATGATGAACAGATTGCCAAGACCAAGGCTGCTAACAG GGAGTCTGCTAA GAACGCGGAGCGCGCGCTGGCAAAGGGGTCGGAGAGCGGCGTGGAGGAGGGCGGCGAGTGGGCGCGCGTGGCGGAGCTGTGCGACTTCGGGCCTCGGCGCGGGCGCGACGTGGCGCGCCTGCGCGGCCTCGTGCTGCAGCTCAAGCAGGCCGGCGTGCGCCCCAAGCACCCGCCGAGAGCTGCCAAAGT GGCCTGA
- the LOC125229051 gene encoding LOW QUALITY PROTEIN: phosphatidylinositol N-acetylglucosaminyltransferase subunit A (The sequence of the model RefSeq protein was modified relative to this genomic sequence to represent the inferred CDS: inserted 1 base in 1 codon): MKEVMRKRKRRKRHVICMASDFFFPNTGGVEEHIFNLSQCLIKEGHKVIVITHSYGERKGVRYMTGGLKVYYLPVKVMYAQCILPTMICNLALIRYILIRERIEIVHGHSAFSVMGHEVSIIGKLLGLKTVFTDHSLFGFADTSAVLTNKYLQMCLCECDHCICVSHTGKENTVLRAKVKAHKVSVIPNAVDTYNFTPDPXQRDPNMITIVIVSRMVYRKGVDLMAAVIAEMCPRYPKIRFIIGGDGPKMWLLQEVRERKGFQDCVTLLGSLKHSQVRDVLVKGDIFLNTSLTEAYCMAIVEAASCGLKVVSTKVGGIPEVLPNNMIYLTEPNVASLVEGIELAMTDISNGQVICPFDCNKMVRNMYNWMDITRRTEIVYDKILQNRNKPLGEQLKSYLSCGVWPFLLVISLMYLLLQLIERVHKRKHMDIARDLEL, from the exons ATGAAA GAAGTAATGAGAAAAAGGAAGCGCCGAAAACGGCATGTAATTTGTATGGCATCAGACTTCTTCTTTCCTAACACTGGAGGCGTCGAggaacacatatttaatttgTCTCAATGCTTAATCAAAGAGGGTCACAAAGTCATAGTGATTACTCATTCCTATGGAGAGCGGAAAGGCGTCCGCTACATGACTGGAGGACTCAAAGTTTACTACTTGCCTGTGAAAGTTATGTATGCCCAGTGCATACTACCAACCATGATCTGCAATCTTGCTCTAATCCGATACATACTTATCAGGGAGAGAATTGAAATAGTTCATGGGCACTCTGCTTTTAGTGTTATGGGTCATGAGGTATCAATTATAGGAAAATTGTTAGGATTGAAAACAGTATTTACAGATCACAGTCTGTTTGGCTTTGCTGATACATCTGCAGTATTAACAAACAAGTATTTGCAAATGTGTTTGTGCGAGTGTGACCACTGCATTTGTGTCTCGCACACAGGAAAGGAAAATACAGTGCTAAGAGCCAAAGTTAAAGCCCACAAAGTATCAGTTATTCCTAATGCTGTAGATACATATAACTTCACTCCAGATC AGCAAAGGGATCCAAATATGATAACCATAGTCATAGTGTCAAGGATGGTGTACAGAAAAGGTGTGGATTTGATGGCAGCAGTGATAGCAGAAATGTGTCCTAGGTATCCTAAAATTAGATTTATTATTGGAGGTGACGGGCCCAAGATGTGGTTACTGCAAGAAGTCAGGGAAAGGAAAGGTTTTCAGGATTGTGTCACATTACTGGGAAGTCTGAAGCATTCTCAAGTAAGAGATGTACTTGTGAAAGGTGACATTTTCTTGAACACCTCTCTGACTGAGGCATACTGCATGGCTATTGTAGAAGCTGCTTCATGTGGGCTCAAAGTGGTGTCCACTAAGGTTGGAGGCATTCCAGAAGTATTACCAAATAACATGATCTATCTCACTGAGCCTAATGTTGCCAGCCTCGTGGAGGGCATAGAACTGGCTATGACTGATATAAGCAACGGTCAGGTAATTTGCCCTTTTGACTGCAACAAAATGGTTAGAAACATGTACAATTGGATGGACATAACTAGGAGAACAGAGATTGTGTatgacaaaatattacaaaatcgaAATAAGCCATTAGGAGAACAACTAAAGAGTTATCTCTCTTGTGGTGTGTGGCCATTCCTGTTGGTTATAAGTCTCATGTATTTATTACTTCAGTTAATTGAAAGGGTACATAAGAGAAAGCACATGGACATAGCTAGGGATTTAGAATTGTAG